A window of Xiphophorus hellerii strain 12219 chromosome 19, Xiphophorus_hellerii-4.1, whole genome shotgun sequence contains these coding sequences:
- the arg2 gene encoding arginase-2, mitochondrial — translation MALRGPLSRLLRTQLRPTCQQSRAQSVAVLGAPFSKGQKRGGVEHGPKAIRDAGLIERLSSLDYSVHDFGDLSFHLPETDEPHMDVKSPRSVGGASQKLSRAVSRAVGAGHTLVMLGGDHSLAIGSVSGHAQQCPDLCVIWVDAHADINTPMTSPSGNLHGQPVAFMLKELQDKMPDIPGFSWTKPFLSSRDLVYVGLRDVDPGEHHILKTLGIQYFTMRDIDRLGIQRVMEVALDHLLARKQRPIHLSFDIDAFDPSLAPATGTPVNGGLTYREGIYVTEEIHNTGLLSAIDLVEVNPVLGANQEAVEATASLAVDVIASSLGQTREGAHASIPAEKSDTEQLCL, via the exons atggcaCTGAGGGGACCGCTTTCCCGTCTTCTCCGAACTCAACTCAGACCAACGTGCCAGCAGAGCAGAGCTCAGTCTGTGGCTGTCCTGGGAGCCCCGTTCTCCAAAGGACAG AAAAGAGGAGGCGTGGAGCACGGCCCCAAAGCGATCAGAGATGCGGGTCTCATCGAGCGGCTGTCCAGCTTAG ACTACTCTGTTCATGACTTCGGCGACCTCAGCTTCCACCTCCCGGAGACGGACGAGCCCCACATGGACGTGAAGTCCCCGAGAAGCGTGGGTGGCGCCAGCCAGAAGCTCTCCCGCGCAGTGAGCAGAGCCGTCGGCGCCGGGCACACTCTGGTCATGTTGGGGGGAGATCACAG CCTCGCTATTGGCTCAGTGAGCGGCCACGCCCAGCAGTGCCCCGATCTGTGTGTCATCTGGGTCGACGCTCACGCCGATATAAACACGCCCATGACGTCGCCGTCAGGAAACCTCCACGGCCAGCCTGTGGCGTTCATGCTCAAAGAGCTGCAAGACAAG ATGCCTGATATTCCTGGATTCTCCTGGACTAAACCGTTCCTCTCTTCACGGGATCTGGTGTACGTCGGACTGCGGGACGTCGACCCCGGAGAGCA CCACATCCTAAAGACCCTGGGCATCCAGTACTTCACCATGAGGGATATTGACAGACTAGGCATCCAGAGGGTCATGGAAGTCGCTCTGGACCATCTTTTGGCAAG GAAACAGCGTCCGATCCACTTAAGCTTCGACATCGATGCGTTCGACCCGTCTCTGGCTCCTGCCACAGGAACGCCGGTCAACGGCGGATTGACCTACAGAGAGGGGATCTATGTGACAGAGGAGATTCACAACACAG GTCTGCTGTCGGCCATCGACCTGGTGGAAGTGAACCCCGTCCTGGGGGCAAACCAGGAAGCGGTGGAGGCCACCGCGTCCTTAGCGGTGGACGTCATCGCGTCGTCTCTGGGCCAGACGAGAGAGGGCGCTCACGCCTCCATCCCTGCGGAGAAAAGCGACACGGAGCAGCTCTGCCTCTGA